In Heliangelus exortis unplaced genomic scaffold, bHelExo1.hap1 Scaffold_121, whole genome shotgun sequence, the DNA window CCGTGGGTGGGTGGGGTCTCCCGTGGGCctctgggtgggtgggtggggggtccctgggtgggtgggggttGGGTCGGGGTCTCCCGTGGGTCCCTCCATGGGTGGGGGGTCTCACTCTGTGTTTCCCGGCAGAGGTGGGGGCAGGGTCCGGTTCCGGTCCCGGTTCCGGTCCCGGTTCCGGTTCTGTTCCCGGTTCCGGTTCcggttctggttctggttccGGTCCTGGCTCCGCCCCCTGGGtggagctcctggagcagcCGAAGCCGCGGGGGCTGCGGTTCCGGTACCGCTGCGAGGGGCGCTCGGCCGGGAGCATCCCCGGGGAGCACAGCACGGACACCACCCGCACACACCCCACCATCCGGGTGAGTCCCACCAGTACGGACCAGTACGgaccagtacaaaccagtacaaaccagtacaGACCGGTACAGACCAGTACGGACCAGTATAGAGCAGTGCGGAGTAGTAAGGGCTGGTAGAGACCAGCACAGAAGAGTGGAGGGTGGGTAGTAgaaaccagtacagaccagcagaaaccagtacagaccactagaaaccagtacagaccagtacaaaccagtacggaccagtacaaaccagtacGGACTGGCATGGACCAGTACGGACCAGTATAGAGCAGTGCGGAGTAGTAAGGGGTGGTAGAGACCAGCACAGAACAGTGGAGGGTGGGTAGTAGAACCCAGTAGAAACCAGTACAGACCACTAgaaaccagtacagaccagtacaaaccagtatGGACCGGTACagaccagtacaaaccagtacGGACTGGCACGGACCAGTACGGACCAGTATAGAGCAGTGCGGAGCAGTAAGGGCTGGTAGAGACCAGCACAGAACAGTGGAGGGTGGGtagtataaaccagtataaaccaatTTAAACCAGTAGAAACCAGTACAGACCAATAGggaccagtacagaccagtacaaaccagtacaAACTGGTACAGACCAGTACGGACCAGTATAGAGTAGTACGGAGTAGTAAGGGCCAGTAGAGACCAGCACAGAACGGTGGAGGGTGGGTAGTAGAATGCAGTATAAACCAATAtaaaccagtacagaccagtataaaccagtacagaccagtataaaccagtacagaccagtacaaaccagtacaaaccagtacGGGCCAGTATAGAGCAGTGCAGAGTAGTAAGGGCTGGTAGAGACCAGCACAGAACAGTGGAGGGTGGGTAGTagaaaccagtataaaccaatTTAAACCAGTAgaaaccagtacagaccagtataaaccagtacaaaccagtacaGACTAGTAtaaaccagtacagaccagtacaaaccagtacGGACCAGTAtagagcagtgcagagcagtGTGGACTGgtacagagcagcacagaacagTGAAGGAGGTGTAGTAGAAGCCAGTACAAACCGGTTTAAACAGTATaaaccagtacaaaccagtatAAACTAGTATGGgccagtacagaccagtacaAACCAGCATAGAGCAGTATAAACCAGTAGGACCAGTATGGACTTGAACAGAGCAGCACAAAGTAGTAGAGCATGGGTAATACAAGCCAGTACAAACCAGTATGAACCAGTGtaaaccagtacagaccagtagAAACAGTACggaccagtacagaccagtatgGACCAGTGTGGAGTGGTACAGACCAGCACAGAACAGTGGAGGGTGGGTAGTAGAAGCCAGTACACACCATTttaaaccagtataaaccagtacagaccagtacaAACTGGTAgaaaccagtacagaccagtatgGACAGTATGGACCAGTACGGACCAGTACGGACCAGTACGGACCAgtacagagcagcacagagcagtaaGCACTGGTAGAGACTTGTacagagcagcacaaaacaaTAGAGCGTGGAGAGTAGAAGCCAGTACAAACCAGTttagaccagtataaaccagtatgGACCTGCATGAACCAGTATAAACCTGtacagaccagtataaaccagtatagatGGCTGTAGAGCAGTGCAGACCAGGTGGACCAGTACTGACTGgtacagagcagcacagagcgGTACAGGGTGGGTAGTATGgaccagtacaaaccagtacaaaccagtatAACCCAGTACAACCCCTACAACCCATTTAAGCCCCCActttcctctccccaccccaaaaccctcacccccccctccccatcacccccagccaTCtcccagtataaaccagtataaaccagtataaaccagtataaaccagtataaaccagtacaacccagtacaaaccagtacaACCCAGTTTAGGCTGCCACATGACTGGGTGCCCCCTCCCCCACCActttcctctccccacccccaaacCCTCACCCCCCCTTTTccatcacccccagccccctcccagtCCAAACAGTAAACCAGTACAAGTATAAAACCAGTAaaccagtacaacccagtaCAATCCCTACAACCCATTTAAGCCCCCACtttccccaccccaaaaccctcaccccccccccatcacccccagccccctcccagtccaaaccagtccaaaccagtataaaccagtccAAACCAGTATAACccagtacaaaccagtacaacccagtaCAACTCCTACAACCCCATTTAAGCCCCCActgtcctctccctaccccaaacccctcacccccccctccccatcaccccagcCGCCTCCCGCTCCAAACCAGTccaaaccagtataaaccagtccAAACCAGTATAACCCAGTCCAAACCACTATAAACCAGTACAACCCTTACAACCCCATTTAAGCCCCCActttcctctccccacccccaaaccctcacccccccccttccccatcaccccaGCCGCCTCCCGCTCCAAACCAGTCCAAACCAGTATAACCCAGTACAACCCAGTACAACCCCTACAACCCCATTTAGGCCTCCTGGGTGCCCCCCCCACCCtattttcctcttcccaccccaaaaccctcaccccccccttccccatcacccccagctgcctcccagtccaaaccagtccaaaccagtataaaccagtccAAACCAGTATAACCCAGTACAAACCACTATAAACCAGTACAACCCCTACAACCCCACTTAAGCCCCCACTTTCCCCACCCCAAACCCtcacccccccccttccccatcacccccagctgcctcccagtccaaaccagtccaaaccagtataaaccagtccAAACCAGTATAACCCAGTACAAACCACTATAAACCAGTACAACCCCTACAACCCACTTAAGCCCCACTTTCCCCACCCCCAaaccctcacccccccctcccccatcacccccagccGCCTCCCAGTccaaaccagtataaaccagtccAAACCAGTATAACCCAATACAACCCAGTACAACCCCTACAACCCCATTTAAgccccccctttcctctccccacccccaaaccctcaccccccccttcccctcacccccagccccctcccagtccaaaccagtccaaaccagtataaaccagtccAAACCAGTACCACccagtacaaaccagtacaacccagtaTAACCCAGTACAGCCCCTACAACCCCATTTAAGCCCCActttcctctccccaccccaaaccctcaccccccccttccccatcacccccagctgcctcccagtccaaaccagtataaaccagtccAAACCAGTGCAAACCAGTATCACCCAGTGCAAACCAGTACAACCCCTACAACCCCATTTAATCCACCActgtcctctccccacccccaaactttcaccccccctcccccatcacccccagccGCCTCCCAGTCCAAACCAGTccaaaccagtataaaccagtacaaaccagtaccacccagtacaaaccagtacaacccagtaCAACCCAGTACAACCCCTACAACCCTATTTAAGCCCCCActttcctctccccacccaaaccctcaccccccccttccccatcacccccagccaCCTCCCGCTCCAAACCAGTccaaaccagtataaaccagtccAAACCAGTATAACCCAGTATAACCCAGTACAACCCCTACAACCCCATTTAAGCCCCCACTTTCCCCACCCAAACCCTCACCCCCCCTTCCCATCACCCCCAGCCGCCTCCCAGTccaaaccagtataaaccagtccAAACCAGTGCAAACCAGTATCACCCAGTGCAAACCAGTACAACCCTACAACCCCATTTAAGCCCCCACTGTCCTCTCTCCACCCCCAAACCTtcaccccccccttccccatcacccccagccaCCATCACCCCCAACCAGTCCAAACCAGTCCAAACCAGTCCaaaccagtacaaaccagtacaaaccagtacaaaccagtacaACCCAGTTTGCGTGGCAGGTGCACAACTACCGCGGCCCGGGCCGGGTCCGGGTGTCCCTGGTGACCAAGGaccccccccacagcccccacccccACGACCTGGTGGGCAAGGACTGCAGGGACGGGGTCTACGAGGCCGAGCTCCCCCCTGAGCGCAGCATCCACAGgtgggacccccccccaaaaaaattctGGGGACCCCCCGGGGCacctgggacccccccaaatcctggggacccccccaggtcctgggacccccccaaaaatcgGGGACCCCCCCCAGAAATCGGGGACCCCCCCCCAGAAATTTTTGGACCCCCCTCAAatcctgggaccccccccccggggcacctgggacccccccaaaccctgggacccccccaaaaaatctgggaccccccccaaaatctgggaccccccccaaaatcgGGGACCCCCCTAAAAATCCTGGGACCCCCCCGGGGCACCTGGAACCCCCCAAatcctgggacccccccaaaatccTGGGACCCCCCGGGGCACCTTGGACCCCCCCAAAatcctgggacccccccaaaatccTGGGAACCCCCCCAGAATCCTGGGGCCCCCCCAAatcctgggaccccccccccaaaaatctgggacccccccaaaatcctgggacccccccaaaaaatctgggaccccccccaaaaatctggACCCCCCCCAGAatcctgggacccccccaaaaatctggGGACCCCCCTGGGGcacctgggaccccccccaaaaatctgggacccccccaaaaaatctggGGCCCCCCCAAATCTTgggacccccccaaaatcctggggaccccccccaaaaatcggggaccccccccaaaaatcctgggaccccccccaaaaatcctgggaccccccccaaaaatctgggacccccccaaaaaatctggGGCCCCCCCCAAATCTTGGGACCCCCCTGGGGCacctgggacccccccaaaaatctggGACCCCCCAAAATCCtggacccccccccaaaaatcggggacccccccaaaaatcctggggaccccccccaaaaatcggggaccccccccaaaaatcctggGAACCCCCCCGGGGCACCTCGGACCCCCCCAAAatcctgggacccccccaaaaatctgggacccctccccaaaaagctgggacccccccccaaaaatcctggGGACCCCCCGGGGCATCTCGGACCCCCCAAATCCTGGAACCCACCCCAGgtcctgggaccccccccaaaaaatctggGACCCCCCCCAGGTCCTGGGACGCCCCCTCAAAAATTTTGGGACCCCCCAAAAATCTGGGAACCCCCCAAAAATTTTTGGACCCCCCCAGAATCCTGGGACCCCCCTAAAAAATCTGGGACCCCCCCGGGGCACCTTggaaccccccaaaaatctgggaccccccccaaaatcctggacccccccccaaaaatcgGGGACCCCCCCGGGGC includes these proteins:
- the LOC139790665 gene encoding transcription factor p65-like; amino-acid sequence: MEDVTPPELLPFLLQQDWGGQEVGAGSGSGPGSGPGSGSVPGSGSGSGSGSGPGSAPWVELLEQPKPRGLRFRYRCEGRSAGSIPGEHSTDTTRTHPTIRVHNYRGPGRVRVSLVTKDPPHSPHPHDLVGKDCRDGVYEAELPPERSIHSFPNLGIQCVKKRELEAALAQRLRTSNNPFNGTGRHWGALGGTGRV